A genome region from uncultured Desulfovibrio sp. includes the following:
- a CDS encoding DUF1385 domain-containing protein — MEGIMMRHGDRYALAVRRPDGSIGVQRHPWFSLTRHPLLKKPFVRGFPVLLETMVNGIKALNRSAEAQTGEDETPLEGWHLVLTLALSLALALVLFVVVPHGLSLLMQWLGLGGGVEGLTFHLWDGFYKCCIFAGYIWAISLLPDIRRVYQYHGAEHKTIHAFEHGGVVSAQTAGRMSRLHPRCGTTFLLFVICISIIMHAVLVPAMLALYTPSGGLAKQVLTVVFKLFLVIPISALAYELIRYAARLSDGPWASVLRTPGLMLQRLTTAEPDGPQLEVAVVALREALGDEQAGRDIQTAPYTIDNA, encoded by the coding sequence TTTCGCTTACCCGGCATCCCCTGCTGAAAAAGCCCTTTGTGCGCGGTTTTCCCGTGCTGCTGGAAACCATGGTCAATGGCATCAAGGCGCTCAACCGCTCGGCCGAGGCCCAGACCGGGGAAGACGAAACCCCGCTGGAGGGCTGGCATCTTGTGCTGACGCTGGCGCTCTCGCTGGCGCTGGCGCTGGTGCTCTTTGTGGTGGTGCCCCACGGGCTTTCGCTGCTCATGCAGTGGCTGGGGCTGGGCGGCGGTGTGGAGGGACTGACCTTTCACCTGTGGGACGGCTTTTACAAGTGCTGCATTTTTGCAGGCTATATCTGGGCCATTTCCCTGCTGCCGGATATCCGGCGCGTCTATCAGTACCATGGGGCGGAGCACAAGACCATCCATGCCTTTGAGCACGGCGGCGTGGTCAGCGCGCAGACGGCCGGGCGCATGAGCCGCCTGCACCCGCGCTGCGGTACCACCTTTCTGCTGTTTGTGATCTGCATTTCCATCATTATGCACGCCGTGCTCGTGCCGGCCATGCTGGCCCTGTACACCCCGTCCGGCGGGCTGGCCAAGCAGGTGCTGACCGTGGTGTTCAAGCTTTTTCTGGTCATCCCCATCAGCGCGCTGGCCTACGAGCTTATCCGCTATGCCGCGCGTCTGTCCGACGGCCCGTGGGCCAGCGTCCTGCGCACGCCGGGCCTCATGCTCCAGCGTCTGACCACGGCGGAGCCTGACGGGCCGCAGCTGGAAGTGGCCGTGGTGGCCCTGCGCGAAGCCCTCGGGGACGAGCAGGCAGGGCGCGACATTCAGACGGCCCCCTACACCATCGACAACGCCTGA